A region of Sulfurimonas sp. DNA encodes the following proteins:
- the tssI gene encoding type VI secretion system tip protein TssI/VgrG, translating to MSQLTSPMNNKIHQRISAQLKLSEYNQADTMMQGRDSYSVYELEGKSSILTGYEYKLTFISDEEINVEDIVDTETELHLRDETSPLNSKKIYGKIIEAKENGSVARKKLYQIKVVSPLHYLSLNQRYEVYQEMNVPDIISSIIAKYSVLLNIQLDVKIDTQTIPKRHTCTQYKQSDFEFIKMLCEEEGYILLIDASSNNPYTVTLCELNEHAPLNTEIIECTYNKVKTFSTSAQAQDYYENKKPSLDFSIQAGQVMHSHTFADNEVTSQLRSDIKKETLRDRLDKLDESLYKDLSRYAKIDAEQGFSQGIRVLGNSEELSVKDGVVLNLKDIKGHKNTQVIVLSVKYKATFPNALDEYAQVADDEQQAQYSVEFIAIPSDVIYRPQVITSKPRIHSIQTAIVSNTDKDTQKFANEIDVNERGEIKVIFHFDEKRPTSAYVPLSNIYSGDGYGVQFLPRVNSEVIVSFINGDIDRPIITGALHNGDNRHPFNLPKEKTKSFIKTQTTPQYEDKEGYNELLFEDKQGEELLSLRAQNDYELNVLNNSNTHIANNKKIIIDNDLELSVQNDSTQTIGNDKKVNILGNEIKTIEKEQILTIKEDQEIHILKDSNSIVNNNSFNVVQKDLTQRVKGFSTSFVEKDTQQKHLGSKYQQVGENLAIEVKKAYSLKAKTIKQAAKTIELDSAKGISLKVGGNVLTVDSSGIHFKTSNYDDNSANAGVTSKTVSIEDLKKPLYEKIRVIGMQTSISKQDKITQELIYTAKVEKYEDGTWSETTELNPTQTAQLKWYFIKNNDKQDRDILTNTPTDDEIEIDALIMKVKLQDDNIQHYGHAHCFVNSPEDETEGYGLSELKRQVNVVEVLGKNIVEPHSTQINYSVELNIDNPTKDEIKDLKVEIQEKDSSGKVTTIEEKVKDDLSVEHKLKTKKEDEPKLVEINIKVYPREYPKNTGETISYVRPTLEGEITNVSIDKPTQAFAKVVKPDEEIIIKANANIGEGTQIQLDIVTLLKNINEPKVCSFEEYVKNKEIQKTLTMQEIATMLSIDINDIQDIQAVVKHKDKEYKSNKTSIQRTLKSKLYKEDKVLNDIVEDIQKTVFKKGSKGNEVKLIQEALQKMKIDIGSDGIDAKLGNDGEQAVMTFQENYKATHNTHQYNQSKADGVVGKNTLLALDEALVEGWGYVEPETIFPLPFVPKESYKSGMRKFGAGRPPSKRIHAGCDLYAPEGTKIYAMEDGVILEHKSFYLKTNQITIKHAKYVARYGEIRPNGKGIASGLKVGSKVKKGQHIGYVGQLVFKSGTKMSMLHLELYKGTSKGSLTDKSNLPYERRSDLINPTDILDKAKSNLPK from the coding sequence ATGTCACAACTAACATCTCCCATGAACAATAAAATCCACCAACGAATCTCAGCCCAACTAAAACTATCTGAATATAATCAAGCAGATACTATGATGCAAGGAAGAGACTCCTATAGCGTATATGAACTAGAAGGTAAAAGTTCAATCTTAACAGGGTACGAATATAAACTTACCTTTATAAGTGATGAAGAGATAAATGTAGAGGATATAGTAGATACAGAAACAGAGCTACACTTAAGAGATGAAACAAGCCCACTAAACTCTAAAAAGATATATGGAAAAATCATTGAAGCTAAAGAGAATGGAAGTGTAGCAAGAAAAAAGCTTTACCAAATAAAAGTAGTATCCCCTCTGCACTATCTTTCACTTAACCAAAGATATGAAGTTTATCAAGAGATGAATGTACCTGATATCATTTCATCTATCATTGCAAAATATTCAGTACTACTAAATATTCAACTTGATGTAAAAATAGATACTCAAACTATACCAAAGCGTCATACTTGTACACAGTATAAACAAAGTGATTTTGAATTTATTAAAATGTTGTGTGAAGAAGAAGGTTACATCCTTCTAATAGATGCATCTTCAAATAATCCATACACAGTTACCCTATGTGAACTAAACGAACATGCTCCACTAAATACAGAAATCATAGAATGTACATATAATAAAGTTAAAACATTTTCAACATCAGCACAAGCACAAGACTATTATGAAAATAAAAAGCCTTCCTTAGACTTCAGTATACAAGCAGGACAAGTAATGCATAGTCATACTTTTGCTGATAATGAAGTAACATCCCAATTACGCTCAGATATAAAAAAAGAGACTCTCCGTGATAGACTTGATAAACTAGATGAGTCTCTGTATAAAGACCTCTCTCGTTATGCAAAGATAGATGCAGAGCAAGGTTTTTCACAAGGTATTAGAGTTCTAGGAAACTCAGAAGAATTAAGTGTTAAAGATGGAGTAGTTCTAAACCTAAAAGATATTAAAGGACATAAGAATACTCAAGTAATTGTTCTAAGTGTAAAGTATAAAGCAACATTTCCAAATGCCTTAGATGAGTATGCTCAAGTTGCAGATGATGAACAACAAGCACAGTACAGTGTAGAGTTCATAGCAATCCCAAGTGATGTTATATATAGACCCCAAGTAATTACTTCTAAACCACGAATCCACTCTATACAAACAGCAATAGTATCAAATACAGATAAAGATACTCAAAAGTTTGCAAATGAAATAGATGTAAACGAAAGAGGAGAGATAAAAGTAATATTTCACTTTGATGAAAAGAGACCTACCTCTGCTTATGTACCACTCTCAAATATCTATAGTGGAGATGGCTATGGCGTACAGTTCTTACCTAGAGTTAACTCTGAAGTAATAGTAAGCTTTATAAATGGAGATATAGATAGACCAATAATAACGGGAGCCTTGCACAATGGAGATAACCGACATCCATTTAACCTTCCAAAAGAAAAAACAAAGTCATTTATAAAAACCCAAACAACACCCCAATACGAAGATAAAGAGGGATACAATGAACTACTCTTTGAAGATAAACAAGGAGAAGAGTTACTAAGCCTAAGAGCACAGAATGATTATGAACTAAATGTACTAAACAATAGTAATACACATATAGCAAACAATAAAAAAATAATCATAGATAATGACCTAGAACTCTCTGTACAAAACGATTCAACCCAAACAATAGGAAATGATAAGAAAGTAAATATACTAGGTAATGAGATAAAGACAATAGAAAAAGAGCAAATACTAACAATCAAAGAAGACCAAGAGATACATATACTTAAAGACTCAAACTCTATTGTTAATAATAACTCATTTAATGTTGTTCAAAAAGATTTAACACAAAGAGTAAAAGGTTTCTCTACCTCTTTTGTAGAAAAAGATACTCAACAAAAACACCTAGGTAGTAAATACCAACAAGTAGGAGAGAACTTAGCTATAGAAGTAAAAAAAGCATACTCCCTAAAAGCAAAGACCATAAAACAAGCAGCAAAAACTATAGAGCTAGACTCAGCAAAGGGAATAAGCTTGAAAGTTGGAGGAAATGTTCTAACAGTAGATAGCTCAGGTATACACTTTAAAACATCAAACTATGATGATAACTCAGCAAACGCAGGAGTCACCTCAAAAACAGTTAGTATAGAAGACTTGAAAAAACCACTCTATGAAAAGATAAGAGTAATAGGAATGCAAACATCAATCTCTAAACAAGATAAGATTACACAAGAACTTATATATACAGCAAAAGTAGAAAAATATGAAGATGGAACATGGAGTGAGACCACAGAACTAAACCCAACACAAACAGCTCAACTAAAATGGTACTTCATAAAAAACAATGATAAGCAAGATAGAGATATATTAACAAACACACCAACAGATGATGAGATAGAGATAGATGCTCTCATAATGAAAGTAAAACTACAAGATGATAATATACAACACTACGGACATGCACACTGCTTTGTAAATAGCCCAGAAGATGAAACAGAGGGTTATGGACTAAGTGAACTAAAACGCCAAGTAAATGTAGTAGAAGTCTTAGGTAAGAATATAGTTGAACCTCACTCTACTCAAATAAACTATAGTGTTGAACTAAACATAGATAACCCAACAAAAGATGAGATAAAAGATTTAAAAGTAGAGATACAAGAAAAAGACTCTTCAGGTAAAGTAACAACTATAGAAGAAAAAGTAAAAGATGACCTAAGCGTAGAACATAAACTTAAAACAAAAAAAGAAGATGAACCTAAACTAGTAGAGATAAATATAAAAGTATACCCAAGAGAGTATCCAAAAAACACAGGAGAGACTATCTCTTATGTAAGACCTACACTTGAAGGTGAAATAACAAATGTTTCAATAGATAAACCAACACAAGCCTTCGCTAAAGTAGTAAAACCTGATGAAGAGATAATAATAAAAGCAAATGCAAATATTGGAGAAGGAACACAAATACAACTAGATATAGTCACTTTGCTAAAAAACATCAATGAACCTAAAGTATGTAGCTTCGAAGAGTATGTTAAAAACAAAGAGATTCAAAAAACATTAACTATGCAAGAAATAGCAACAATGCTAAGTATAGATATAAATGATATACAAGATATACAAGCAGTAGTGAAACATAAAGATAAAGAGTATAAAAGTAATAAAACAAGTATACAAAGAACCCTAAAATCAAAACTCTACAAAGAAGATAAAGTTTTAAATGATATAGTAGAAGATATACAAAAGACAGTATTTAAAAAAGGTTCTAAAGGTAATGAAGTAAAACTCATACAAGAAGCTCTTCAAAAGATGAAAATAGATATAGGTAGTGATGGTATAGATGCTAAGTTAGGAAATGATGGAGAACAAGCAGTAATGACTTTCCAAGAGAACTATAAAGCAACACATAACACTCATCAATACAATCAAAGTAAAGCTGACGGAGTAGTAGGAAAGAACACACTACTTGCTTTGGATGAGGCTTTGGTTGAGGGGTGGGGGTATGTTGAGCCTGAAACTATCTTTCCACTTCCTTTTGTTCCAAAAGAAAGTTATAAAAGTGGTATGCGAAAATTTGGTGCTGGACGTCCTCCTAGTAAAAGAATACATGCAGGATGTGATTTATATGCTCCAGAAGGAACAAAAATTTATGCTATGGAAGATGGTGTAATACTTGAGCATAAAAGTTTTTATTTAAAGACAAACCAAATAACAATTAAGCATGCAAAGTATGTTGCTAGATATGGTGAAATAAGACCTAATGGAAAAGGAATAGCAAGTGGTTTGAAAGTTGGTTCAAAAGTAAAAAAAGGTCAGCATATAGGATATGTTGGACAATTAGTATTTAAAAGTGGTACAAAAATGTCAATGTTACATTTAGAGTTGTATAAAGGAACAAGTAAAGGTTCTTTAACAGATAAAAGTAACTTACCGTATGAGAGAAGAAGTGATTTAATTAATCCAACAGATATTCTTGATAAAGCAAAAAGTAATTTACCAAAATAG
- a CDS encoding type VI secretion system Vgr family protein translates to MTKLMNSNTLNQKTKPHKTKTAQLKLSEYNQADTIMQGRDSYSVYELEGKSSILTGYEYKLTFISDEEINVEDIVDTETELHLRDETSPLNSKKIYGKIIEAKENGSVARKKLYQIKIVSPLHYLSLNQRYEVYQEMNVPDIISSIIAKYSVLLNIQLDVKIDTQTIPKRHTCTQYKQSDFEFIKMLCEEEGYILLIDASSNNPYTVTLCELNEHAPLNTEIIECTYNKVKTFSTSAQAQDYYENKKPSLDFNIQAGQVMHSHTFADNEVTSQLRSDIKKETLRDRLDKLDESLYKDLSRYAKIDAEQGFSQGIRVLGNSEELSVKDGVVLNLKDIKGHKNTQVIVLSVKYKATFPNALDEYAQVADDEQQAQYSVEFIAIPSDVIYRPQVITSKPRIHSIQTAIVSNTDKDTQKFANEIDVNERGEIKVIFHFDEKRPTSAYVPLSNIYSGDGYGVQFLPRVNSEVIVSFINGDIDRPIITGALHNGENRHPFNLPKEKTKSFIKTQTTPQYEDKEGYNELLFEDKQGEELLSLRAQNDYELNVLNNSNTHIANNKKTIIDNDLELTVQNDSTQTIGNDKKVNILGNEIKTIEKEQILTIKEDQEIHILKDANTIINNNQKTIIEQDLIQRIKGQVTHYIEKDQKEKYLANLFLQIEAELGIEITSSYHLNAKTIKQEAETVEIEASDGISLKCGGSVLTVDGGGIHLKASKVDTDSGNAGVTASNIAIAKIEKPLYNKLKVTKVEASITKQDEITQVLTYTASVEKFEDGAWSETTELTTTQNAQINWYFVKNNDQENKDILTDNPTDDTINIKGLEMSVTLEKENIYKHGHAHAFVVDAVEEGYEVTELKRMLEVEDILVNITNNDNKEFEAQAIYNVDEITEEEKAETRWTVEGKDVPESNAKGTMTHTYKGEKLDLKITAYIETTQMNVAVAHANFADSEEEINGEEKSNE, encoded by the coding sequence ATGACTAAACTAATGAACTCCAACACCCTAAACCAAAAAACCAAACCCCATAAAACCAAAACAGCCCAACTAAAACTATCTGAATATAATCAAGCAGATACTATTATGCAAGGAAGAGACTCCTATAGCGTATATGAACTAGAAGGTAAAAGTTCAATCTTAACTGGATACGAATATAAACTTACCTTTATAAGTGATGAAGAGATAAATGTAGAGGATATAGTAGATACAGAGACAGAACTACACTTAAGAGATGAAACAAGCCCACTAAATTCTAAAAAGATATATGGAAAAATCATTGAAGCTAAAGAGAATGGAAGTGTAGCAAGAAAAAAGCTTTACCAAATAAAAATAGTATCCCCTCTACACTATCTTTCACTTAACCAAAGATATGAAGTTTATCAAGAGATGAATGTACCTGATATCATTTCATCTATCATTGCAAAATATTCAGTACTACTAAATATTCAACTTGATGTAAAAATAGATACTCAAACTATACCAAAGCGTCATACTTGTACGCAGTATAAACAAAGTGACTTTGAATTTATTAAAATGTTGTGCGAAGAAGAAGGTTATATCCTTCTAATAGATGCATCTTCAAATAATCCATACACAGTTACCCTATGTGAACTAAACGAACATGCTCCACTAAATACAGAAATCATAGAATGTACATATAATAAAGTTAAAACATTTTCAACATCAGCACAAGCACAAGACTATTATGAAAATAAAAAGCCTTCTTTAGACTTCAATATACAAGCAGGACAAGTAATGCATAGTCATACTTTTGCTGATAATGAAGTAACATCCCAATTACGCTCAGATATAAAAAAAGAGACTCTCCGTGATAGACTTGATAAACTAGATGAGTCTCTGTATAAAGACCTCTCTCGTTATGCAAAGATAGATGCAGAGCAAGGTTTTTCACAAGGTATTAGAGTTCTAGGAAACTCAGAAGAATTAAGTGTTAAAGATGGAGTAGTTCTAAACCTAAAAGATATTAAAGGACATAAGAATACTCAAGTAATTGTTCTAAGTGTAAAGTATAAAGCAACATTTCCAAATGCCTTAGATGAGTATGCTCAAGTTGCAGATGATGAACAACAAGCACAGTACAGTGTAGAGTTCATAGCAATCCCAAGTGATGTTATATATAGACCCCAAGTAATTACCTCCAAACCACGAATCCACTCTATACAAACAGCAATAGTATCAAATACAGATAAAGATACTCAAAAGTTTGCAAATGAAATAGATGTAAACGAAAGAGGAGAGATAAAAGTAATATTTCACTTTGATGAAAAGAGACCTACCTCTGCTTATGTACCACTCTCAAATATTTATAGTGGAGATGGCTATGGCGTACAGTTCTTACCTAGAGTTAACTCTGAAGTAATAGTAAGCTTTATAAATGGAGATATAGATAGACCAATAATAACGGGAGCTTTGCACAATGGAGAAAACCGACATCCATTTAACCTGCCAAAAGAAAAAACAAAGTCATTTATAAAAACCCAAACAACACCCCAATACGAAGATAAAGAGGGATATAATGAACTACTCTTTGAAGATAAACAAGGAGAAGAGTTACTAAGCCTAAGAGCACAGAATGATTATGAACTAAATGTACTAAACAATAGTAATACACATATAGCAAACAATAAAAAAACAATCATAGATAATGACCTAGAACTCACTGTCCAAAACGATTCAACCCAAACAATAGGAAATGATAAGAAAGTAAATATACTAGGTAATGAGATAAAGACAATAGAAAAAGAGCAAATACTAACAATCAAAGAAGACCAAGAGATACATATACTTAAAGATGCTAACACCATCATCAATAATAATCAAAAAACAATCATAGAACAAGATCTTATCCAAAGGATAAAAGGTCAAGTAACTCACTATATAGAAAAAGACCAAAAAGAAAAATACTTAGCAAATCTATTTTTACAAATAGAAGCAGAACTTGGGATTGAAATAACAAGTTCTTACCATTTAAACGCAAAAACAATTAAACAAGAAGCTGAAACTGTAGAAATAGAAGCAAGTGATGGAATAAGCCTAAAGTGTGGTGGAAGTGTTCTAACTGTAGATGGAGGAGGGATTCATCTAAAAGCATCAAAAGTTGATACTGACTCAGGAAATGCAGGAGTAACAGCGAGTAACATTGCTATTGCTAAAATAGAAAAACCACTCTATAATAAACTCAAAGTTACAAAAGTTGAAGCAAGCATTACTAAACAAGATGAGATTACCCAAGTATTAACATACACAGCTAGTGTAGAAAAGTTTGAAGATGGTGCATGGAGTGAAACAACAGAACTTACAACAACACAAAATGCACAAATCAACTGGTACTTCGTTAAAAATAATGACCAAGAGAATAAAGATATATTAACAGACAACCCAACAGACGATACCATTAACATCAAAGGTTTAGAAATGTCTGTTACACTCGAAAAAGAGAATATCTATAAACACGGACATGCTCATGCATTTGTAGTTGATGCAGTTGAAGAGGGATATGAAGTTACTGAACTTAAACGTATGCTTGAGGTAGAAGATATTCTCGTTAATATTACGAACAATGACAATAAAGAGTTTGAAGCTCAAGCAATATATAATGTTGATGAGATTACTGAAGAAGAAAAAGCAGAAACAAGATGGACAGTAGAAGGTAAAGATGTTCCTGAGTCAAATGCAAAAGGGACAATGACTCATACCTATAAGGGTGAAAAACTAGACCTTAAAATAACAGCATATATAGAAACAACTCAAATGAATGTCGCCGTTGCACATGCCAATTTTGCAGATAGTGAAGAAGAGATAAATGGAGAAGAAAAAAGTAATG